In Streptomyces sp. NBC_00448, the following are encoded in one genomic region:
- a CDS encoding ABC transporter permease, with amino-acid sequence MLPVNRTLGIVLAVLLVAAAGIAAYARLADVRENYAHGIVLAGVRAAVQLAAVSALIGWVVKHQAALLAFVLLMYAVASRTAGRRVTTNRTWRWAAVPVGAGALPVVAVLVLSGLVPIDGIALIPVAGILIGGGLTATVLGGRRALEELSGRAGEVEAAMAIGLSDRDARMEIARPAASGALIPGLDQTRTVGLVTLPGAFVGMLLGGASPVSAGAVQLFVLIALMAVQAVSVAVVLELVARGRITRPRHGEPPHRRSWAEVVRGRKA; translated from the coding sequence CTGCTGCCGGTGAACCGGACGCTCGGGATCGTGCTCGCGGTGCTGCTGGTCGCGGCGGCGGGCATCGCGGCGTACGCGCGGCTGGCCGATGTCAGGGAGAACTACGCGCACGGCATCGTGCTGGCCGGCGTCCGGGCGGCAGTGCAGCTCGCCGCGGTGTCCGCGCTGATCGGGTGGGTGGTCAAGCACCAGGCCGCGCTGCTCGCCTTCGTGCTCCTGATGTACGCGGTCGCGTCGCGAACGGCGGGACGGCGCGTCACCACCAACCGTACCTGGCGCTGGGCGGCGGTGCCGGTGGGCGCCGGTGCGCTGCCCGTGGTGGCCGTGCTGGTGCTCAGCGGGCTTGTGCCGATCGACGGCATCGCGCTGATCCCGGTGGCGGGCATCCTCATCGGCGGCGGGCTGACGGCCACCGTGCTGGGCGGGCGGCGGGCGCTGGAGGAGCTGTCCGGGCGGGCCGGCGAGGTGGAGGCGGCGATGGCGATCGGCCTCAGCGACCGGGACGCGCGGATGGAGATCGCCCGGCCGGCGGCCTCGGGCGCGCTGATCCCGGGGCTCGACCAGACCAGGACGGTGGGCCTGGTGACGCTGCCGGGAGCGTTCGTCGGCATGCTGCTGGGCGGCGCGAGCCCGGTGTCGGCCGGCGCGGTGCAGCTCTTCGTCCTGATCGCGTTGATGGCGGTGCAGGCGGTGTCCGTGGCGGTGGTGCTGGAACTGGTCGCACGCGGCCGGATCACCCGGCCCCGGCACGGTGAGCCGCCGCACAGACGCTCGTGGGCCGAGGTCGTGCGGGGGCGGAAGGCCTGA
- a CDS encoding DedA family protein has protein sequence MLHHLGSLFEWPWIYVLVALSVLLDVFVPVLPSGVLVISAATAGSTGARDGILDILVLLVCAATASCAGDLLAYRLAWRGGAWFDRRIANSRRLAAAHERLGQVLNSGGGALVVLARFAPAGRSVVSLGAGAARRRPRDFLPWSALAGVCWATYSVGLGWIGGRWLGASWFGTLMSFVALLGAGAFAALIFRRERRIAIEAAEFAAAPLTASPSAAAPAMTPDATPVVAPVATPLVAPVAAASAAAPLSAPIAPLIPPLVPPLIPPRPAFSPSLSPSLAGNPLGIPPQTTPPVGGTVVEAR, from the coding sequence GTGCTGCACCACCTGGGCTCCCTCTTCGAGTGGCCGTGGATCTACGTTCTCGTGGCGCTCTCCGTGCTGCTGGACGTGTTCGTCCCGGTCCTGCCCAGCGGCGTCCTGGTGATCAGCGCGGCCACCGCCGGCTCGACCGGCGCCAGGGACGGCATCCTCGACATCCTCGTGCTGCTGGTGTGCGCGGCGACCGCGTCCTGCGCGGGCGATCTGCTCGCATACCGGCTCGCCTGGCGCGGCGGGGCGTGGTTCGACCGGCGCATCGCGAACTCGCGACGGCTCGCCGCCGCCCATGAACGGCTCGGACAGGTGCTCAACAGCGGTGGCGGCGCCCTGGTGGTGCTGGCCCGCTTCGCGCCCGCCGGCCGCAGCGTCGTCAGTCTCGGCGCCGGAGCGGCCCGCCGCCGCCCGCGCGACTTCCTGCCCTGGTCGGCGCTGGCCGGGGTCTGCTGGGCCACCTACAGCGTCGGTCTCGGCTGGATCGGCGGCCGGTGGCTGGGCGCGAGCTGGTTCGGCACCCTGATGTCGTTCGTCGCGCTGCTGGGCGCCGGAGCCTTCGCCGCGCTGATCTTCCGCCGCGAGCGGCGGATAGCGATCGAGGCGGCCGAGTTCGCCGCCGCGCCGCTCACCGCGAGTCCGTCGGCGGCGGCCCCCGCAATGACGCCTGACGCGACACCTGTCGTGGCACCCGTCGCGACGCCCCTCGTGGCCCCTGTCGCAGCGGCCTCCGCCGCGGCGCCGCTCTCGGCACCGATAGCCCCGCTGATTCCGCCGCTGGTCCCCCCGCTCATCCCGCCGCGGCCGGCCTTCTCCCCCTCGCTCTCCCCTTCGCTCGCCGGCAACCCGCTCGGCATCCCGCCGCAGACCACGCCGCCGGTGGGCGGCACGGTGGTGGAGGCGCGCTGA
- a CDS encoding family 2B encapsulin nanocompartment shell protein: MSVDAGQDTAQGNPQDAHARTSLDTAAARNLATTTKSTPQMQGISSRWLLKVLPWVQVNAGTYRVNRRLSYAVGDGRVTFVKTGSEVRVIPQELGEIAALRSFDDVAALTALADRFVQREYAAGDVLAEAGRPADTVYLIAHGKVEKVGEGSYGEPTRLGSLADGAYFGEQALLGEETWQYTSKAATATTVLELPRQSLLSLLEAAPPLREHLDAFRAIPTQRTNKRGEAAIELASGHKGEAALPATYVDYEVKPREYELSVAQTVLRVHSRVADLYNEPMNQTEQQLKLTVEALRERQEHELINNPEFGLLNNAEYDQRIQPHAGPPLPDDLDELISRRRNTRYLLAHPRTIAAFGRECTRAGIYPDPVEVNGSTVPGWRGVPILSCNKIPVTEARTSSIIAIRTGEDNQGVIGLNQTGLPDEYEPGLNVRFMGVDEKAIISYLVTTYFSAAVLVPDALGVLENVNVSNWR; the protein is encoded by the coding sequence ATGTCGGTTGATGCGGGTCAGGACACCGCACAAGGCAATCCGCAGGACGCTCACGCGCGGACCAGTCTCGACACTGCCGCCGCGCGGAATCTGGCGACCACCACGAAGTCCACCCCGCAGATGCAGGGCATCTCGTCCCGCTGGCTGCTCAAGGTGCTGCCGTGGGTGCAGGTCAACGCGGGCACATACCGGGTCAACCGCCGGTTGAGCTACGCGGTGGGCGACGGCCGGGTGACCTTCGTGAAGACCGGCTCCGAGGTCCGGGTCATCCCGCAGGAACTGGGCGAGATCGCCGCGCTGCGGTCGTTCGACGACGTGGCGGCACTCACCGCGCTGGCGGATCGTTTCGTCCAACGGGAGTACGCGGCGGGTGATGTGCTGGCCGAGGCCGGCCGCCCGGCGGACACCGTCTACCTGATCGCCCACGGCAAGGTCGAGAAGGTCGGCGAGGGGTCGTACGGCGAGCCCACCCGGCTCGGCTCGCTCGCCGACGGCGCCTACTTCGGCGAGCAGGCGCTGCTGGGCGAGGAGACCTGGCAGTACACCTCCAAGGCCGCCACCGCGACCACGGTGCTGGAACTGCCGCGGCAGTCGCTGCTGTCGCTGCTGGAGGCCGCCCCACCGCTGCGCGAACACCTCGACGCGTTCCGGGCGATCCCGACCCAGCGCACCAACAAGCGCGGTGAGGCCGCGATCGAGCTGGCCTCGGGCCACAAGGGCGAGGCCGCGCTGCCGGCCACCTACGTGGACTACGAAGTCAAGCCGCGCGAGTACGAGTTGAGCGTCGCCCAGACCGTGCTGCGGGTGCACAGCCGGGTGGCCGACCTCTACAACGAACCGATGAACCAGACCGAGCAGCAACTCAAGCTCACCGTCGAGGCGTTGCGGGAGCGCCAGGAACACGAGCTGATCAACAACCCCGAGTTCGGCCTGCTCAACAACGCGGAGTACGACCAGCGCATCCAGCCGCACGCCGGGCCGCCGCTGCCCGACGACCTGGACGAGCTGATCAGCCGCCGCCGCAACACCCGCTACCTGCTCGCCCACCCGCGCACCATCGCCGCGTTCGGCCGCGAGTGCACCCGCGCGGGCATCTACCCGGACCCCGTGGAGGTGAACGGCTCCACCGTCCCCGGCTGGCGCGGCGTGCCCATCCTGAGCTGCAACAAGATCCCGGTCACCGAGGCCAGGACCAGTTCGATCATCGCCATCCGTACCGGCGAGGACAACCAGGGCGTCATCGGTCTCAACCAGACCGGCCTGCCCGACGAGTACGAACCGGGGCTCAACGTCCGCTTCATGGGCGTCGACGAGAAGGCGATCATCAGCTACCTGGTGACGACGTACTTCTCGGCCGCCGTGCTGGTGCCGGACGCGCTCGGCGTGCTGGAGAACGTCAACGTGTCCAACTGGCGCTGA
- a CDS encoding bestrophin-like domain has protein sequence MSQWLVLVIAMAAVCAVVISVVVLRQRRITDDDDPSETPDVIEYMVMMIGVVYAIVLGLAIAGVWEGRGSAQADVLAEAQALHEIKARVQVYPADVRDQVRADVDAYASYVADKEWPYMRNHDELSPRATQLLDKVRTDVTQYDPKSDLGQQAYQPLLDQVTAVDQARTNRGQSLGATMPGMVWFGLITGALVTVGLIFTLQIRRSGRELLLAGLFSALIAFLLFLIWDLDAPFGDGLSVSASVFREIVLRQ, from the coding sequence ATGTCACAGTGGTTGGTGCTGGTCATCGCGATGGCCGCGGTGTGTGCCGTGGTGATCAGTGTCGTGGTGCTCAGGCAGCGCAGGATCACCGACGACGACGACCCGTCCGAGACCCCGGACGTCATCGAGTACATGGTCATGATGATCGGCGTGGTCTACGCGATCGTGCTCGGTCTGGCCATCGCGGGCGTGTGGGAGGGCCGCGGCAGCGCCCAGGCGGACGTGCTCGCCGAGGCGCAGGCCCTGCACGAGATCAAGGCCCGGGTGCAGGTCTACCCGGCCGACGTACGGGACCAGGTGCGCGCGGACGTGGACGCGTACGCCTCCTATGTCGCCGACAAGGAATGGCCGTACATGCGGAACCACGACGAACTGTCGCCCAGGGCAACGCAGTTGCTGGACAAGGTGCGTACCGACGTCACGCAGTACGACCCGAAGAGCGACCTCGGCCAGCAGGCGTACCAGCCGCTGCTGGACCAGGTCACGGCCGTGGACCAGGCCAGGACGAACCGGGGGCAGAGCCTCGGGGCCACGATGCCGGGGATGGTGTGGTTCGGCCTGATCACCGGGGCGCTGGTCACGGTCGGACTGATCTTCACGTTGCAGATCCGGCGCTCCGGAAGGGAGTTGCTCCTCGCCGGACTGTTCAGCGCGCTCATCGCGTTCCTGCTGTTCCTGATCTGGGACCTGGACGCGCCGTTCGGCGACGGCCTGTCGGTGAGCGCGAGCGTCTTCCGGGAGATCGTGCTCCGGCAGTGA
- a CDS encoding flavoprotein — protein MITRTLYLFVSAAPPVFDVARVIESAQRAGWDVCLGLTPTAARWLGDSLDGLAVLTGHPVRWEYKLPGQPDVWPPADVVVVAPATFTTINAWAAGITDKFVVGVAAEAIGKDTPLIAMPCLNAAYARHPAFERSVGELRLAGVRVLHGPGGFEPGPPEGDDPVGYPWHLLLEELGEAGDVR, from the coding sequence ATGATCACTCGAACCCTGTACCTGTTCGTTTCCGCCGCGCCTCCGGTGTTCGACGTGGCGCGGGTGATCGAGTCCGCGCAGCGGGCCGGGTGGGACGTGTGCCTCGGGCTGACGCCCACCGCGGCGCGGTGGTTGGGCGACTCGCTGGACGGCCTCGCGGTGCTGACCGGGCACCCGGTGCGCTGGGAGTACAAGTTGCCCGGGCAGCCGGACGTCTGGCCGCCGGCCGACGTGGTCGTGGTGGCCCCGGCGACCTTCACGACGATCAACGCGTGGGCGGCCGGGATCACCGACAAGTTCGTGGTCGGGGTGGCCGCGGAGGCGATCGGCAAGGACACCCCGCTGATCGCGATGCCGTGCCTGAACGCGGCGTACGCCCGGCATCCCGCGTTCGAGCGGTCGGTGGGGGAGCTGCGGCTGGCCGGGGTGCGGGTGCTGCACGGCCCGGGCGGCTTCGAGCCGGGCCCGCCGGAGGGCGACGACCCGGTGGGCTACCCGTGGCACCTGCTGCTGGAGGAGCTGGGCGAGGCGGGCGACGTACGGTGA
- a CDS encoding DUF6400 family protein — MNQDNTTGLIPFAIDLTFEEARRRAEVVAALGPDWDPMAVLRGEDEAYALLYSGLDADQQRTYDLLVAAGVLPGTGEEPGRAAAH, encoded by the coding sequence ATGAACCAGGACAACACCACCGGCCTCATACCCTTCGCGATCGACCTGACCTTCGAGGAAGCCCGCCGCCGGGCCGAGGTCGTGGCCGCGCTCGGTCCGGACTGGGACCCGATGGCCGTCCTGCGCGGCGAGGACGAGGCGTACGCCCTCCTCTACTCGGGCCTGGACGCCGACCAGCAGCGCACCTACGACCTGCTGGTGGCGGCCGGCGTCCTGCCGGGGACAGGGGAGGAGCCGGGCCGTGCGGCTGCCCATTGA
- a CDS encoding helix-turn-helix domain-containing protein, translated as MPASPSSSAQAAREDVARRLRGLRRTAGLTVTELANRCSWHHAKTSRIENARTPPSPTDIRLWCRATGGEEQAADLIAASLHAESLYTEWKRQARDGLRKLQDSYRTLYESTAQFRVYSTTLVPGFLQTEGYARALLSANARFLGLPDDGAEAAAARLERSQIIHRPGRRFVLLVEEAVLRYQLGDAEAMAAQLGYLLTAGALPAVSLGVIPMATRDRPLWAAETFMVFDRDLACVELISAQVNITQPGEIALYVSAFEQLRKMAVYGAEARALIVRAIDALR; from the coding sequence ATGCCCGCATCGCCGTCATCGTCCGCGCAGGCCGCCCGGGAAGACGTCGCCCGACGCCTCCGGGGGCTGCGCCGAACGGCCGGCCTGACGGTGACGGAGCTGGCCAACCGGTGCTCCTGGCATCACGCCAAGACCTCGCGTATCGAGAACGCACGTACTCCGCCGTCGCCGACCGACATCCGGCTGTGGTGCCGGGCCACCGGCGGCGAAGAACAGGCGGCCGACCTGATCGCGGCGTCCCTGCATGCCGAGTCGCTGTACACCGAGTGGAAGCGGCAGGCTCGTGACGGGCTCCGAAAGCTCCAGGACAGCTATCGGACGCTGTACGAGTCCACCGCGCAGTTCCGCGTCTACTCGACCACGCTCGTCCCGGGGTTCCTCCAGACCGAGGGCTACGCGCGGGCGCTGCTCTCGGCGAACGCCCGCTTCCTTGGTCTCCCGGACGACGGTGCCGAGGCCGCGGCGGCCCGTCTTGAGCGCTCTCAGATCATTCACCGGCCCGGTCGTCGGTTCGTGCTCCTTGTCGAAGAAGCCGTCCTGCGGTACCAACTCGGCGATGCGGAGGCGATGGCCGCGCAACTCGGATACCTCCTCACCGCGGGCGCGCTGCCCGCGGTGTCACTGGGGGTCATCCCGATGGCGACACGGGACCGGCCGCTGTGGGCCGCGGAGACGTTCATGGTCTTCGATCGGGACCTCGCCTGCGTGGAACTGATCTCCGCGCAGGTCAACATCACCCAGCCCGGCGAGATCGCGCTCTACGTCAGCGCGTTCGAGCAGTTGCGGAAGATGGCGGTGTACGGCGCGGAGGCGCGGGCGCTGATCGTGCGGGCCATCGACGCCCTGCGGTGA
- a CDS encoding DUF6879 family protein, translated as MLPSEVDFEGLLEATRTSAVHLEMRDQYAVGDEITDFERWRAGGLRDIDPTSAYWTPWVDLITRTRARGVTVRRARIVSEPATEYIRYEHAGTVVNVVAGEQVRWLPRHRAATLLVPGADLWIFDGETVLFNHFTGDGNWADPDMELVTDPAVVQQCVTAFEQIWDRGIPHDQYKIR; from the coding sequence ATGTTGCCGAGCGAAGTGGACTTCGAGGGCCTGCTGGAAGCGACCCGGACCTCGGCCGTACATCTGGAGATGCGTGACCAGTACGCCGTCGGCGACGAGATCACGGACTTCGAACGCTGGCGGGCCGGCGGGCTGCGCGACATCGACCCAACCTCGGCGTACTGGACGCCGTGGGTGGACCTGATCACCCGGACCCGAGCCCGCGGCGTCACCGTCCGCCGGGCCCGGATCGTCTCCGAGCCCGCCACCGAGTACATCCGGTACGAGCACGCGGGCACCGTCGTCAACGTGGTCGCGGGCGAGCAGGTGCGGTGGCTGCCCCGGCACCGGGCGGCGACGCTGCTGGTGCCCGGCGCCGACCTGTGGATCTTCGACGGCGAGACCGTGCTGTTCAACCACTTCACCGGCGACGGCAACTGGGCCGATCCCGACATGGAACTGGTCACCGACCCGGCCGTCGTCCAGCAATGCGTGACCGCGTTCGAGCAGATCTGGGATCGTGGCATCCCACACGACCAGTACAAGATCCGCTAG
- a CDS encoding FmdB family zinc ribbon protein, translating into MPRYEYRCKACGFTFEMRRPMSQSDAPAPCPRGHADTVKLLSTVSVASSSSPSPAGPSGGSGGGGCCGGGCCG; encoded by the coding sequence ATGCCCCGTTACGAGTACCGCTGCAAGGCGTGCGGCTTCACCTTCGAGATGCGCCGCCCCATGTCCCAGTCCGACGCCCCCGCACCCTGCCCCCGCGGCCACGCCGACACGGTCAAGCTCCTCTCCACCGTCTCCGTCGCCTCCTCGTCCTCCCCTTCCCCCGCAGGGCCCTCCGGGGGTTCCGGCGGAGGAGGCTGCTGCGGAGGAGGTTGCTGCGGCTGA
- a CDS encoding phosphonate degradation HD-domain oxygenase has product MDTAPLDALEALFLGAGADQYLGEDVTQAQHMLQAAALAEADGARPALVAAALLHDIGHFHGTVSGEEWLEGTDNRHSHTGADRLAAWFGPDVTEPVRLHVAAKRYLCRAEPGYHDKLSAESVRTLALQGGPMTVAQARAYEAEPYARDAVTLRRWDERAKDPAARVPPFAHYRPLLAALLRPETPEASATPETPATPAS; this is encoded by the coding sequence ATGGACACCGCCCCCCTCGACGCGCTGGAAGCGCTCTTCCTCGGCGCCGGCGCCGACCAGTACCTCGGCGAGGACGTCACCCAGGCCCAGCACATGCTGCAAGCGGCGGCGCTCGCCGAGGCCGACGGCGCCCGGCCCGCGCTGGTGGCCGCGGCGCTGCTGCACGACATCGGCCACTTCCACGGCACCGTGAGCGGCGAGGAGTGGCTGGAAGGCACCGACAACCGGCACAGCCACACGGGTGCGGACCGGCTCGCCGCGTGGTTCGGCCCGGACGTCACGGAGCCGGTACGGCTGCACGTGGCCGCCAAGCGGTATCTGTGCCGCGCCGAACCCGGCTACCACGACAAGCTCTCCGCCGAGTCGGTGCGGACCCTGGCGCTGCAGGGCGGCCCGATGACGGTCGCGCAGGCGCGGGCGTACGAAGCCGAGCCGTACGCCCGCGACGCGGTGACGCTGCGCCGCTGGGACGAGCGGGCGAAGGACCCGGCCGCGCGGGTGCCGCCCTTCGCCCACTACCGCCCGCTGCTGGCCGCCCTGCTCAGGCCCGAGACGCCCGAGGCGTCGGCGACACCCGAGACGCCGGCGACACCCGCCTCATAA
- a CDS encoding O-methyltransferase — MYETKNPPLTPELYAYVLAHNPPLSPAQRALVETTHRRFADSAGLQTAQEQGPLLEFLVRLTGARQIVEVGTFTGFSTLSMAAALPEGGRVIACDVSEEWTSVGRAAWAEAGVADRIDLRIAPAIETLRALPEGPWIDLVFLDADKGSYIDYWEELVPRMNPGGLLVVDNTLFHGEVTDLGRGGGAAAIREFNDRVRADDRVDDVLLTVADGTTLARKR, encoded by the coding sequence TTGTACGAGACGAAGAACCCCCCGCTCACCCCGGAGTTGTACGCGTACGTCCTCGCGCACAACCCGCCGCTGAGCCCGGCCCAGCGCGCGCTGGTGGAGACCACGCACCGTCGGTTCGCGGACTCCGCCGGGCTCCAGACGGCGCAGGAGCAAGGCCCGCTGCTGGAGTTCCTGGTCCGGCTCACCGGGGCCCGCCAGATCGTGGAGGTCGGCACGTTCACCGGCTTCTCGACGCTGTCGATGGCGGCGGCGCTGCCGGAGGGCGGCCGGGTCATCGCCTGCGACGTCTCCGAGGAGTGGACCTCGGTGGGGCGCGCGGCCTGGGCGGAGGCGGGCGTCGCGGACCGGATCGACCTGCGGATCGCCCCCGCGATCGAGACGCTGCGGGCGCTGCCGGAAGGCCCGTGGATCGACCTGGTCTTCCTCGACGCGGACAAGGGCTCCTACATCGACTACTGGGAGGAGCTGGTGCCGCGAATGAACCCCGGCGGCCTCCTCGTGGTCGACAACACCCTCTTCCACGGCGAGGTCACCGACCTCGGCAGGGGCGGCGGGGCCGCGGCGATCCGCGAGTTCAACGACCGGGTGCGGGCCGACGACCGGGTCGACGACGTGCTGCTGACGGTCGCGGACGGCACGACGCTGGCCCGCAAGCGGTGA
- a CDS encoding nucleoside/nucleotide kinase family protein: protein MLVDDVIALVPSIPGRRALLGLAGAPAAGKSTLAQRLVSGVNGRLGADTAAYVPMDGFHLSNAQLDRLELRGRKGAPETFDVDGYVHLLRRLRAIRERPVYAPGFDRRLDEPVAAALVVPATARLVVTEGNYLADDGAGWSEVRDLLDELWYVDTPRRLRERRLLHRHVGGGRSQDEAIAFIADSERPNARRAESGRAHCSRVISAERGA, encoded by the coding sequence ATGCTCGTCGATGACGTGATCGCGTTGGTACCCAGCATCCCAGGCCGCCGAGCCCTGCTCGGGTTGGCGGGCGCGCCGGCCGCCGGAAAGTCGACGCTCGCGCAGCGACTGGTCAGCGGCGTCAACGGCCGGCTCGGCGCGGACACGGCGGCGTACGTGCCGATGGACGGATTCCACCTGTCCAACGCCCAGTTGGACCGGCTGGAGCTGCGCGGACGCAAGGGGGCGCCCGAGACGTTCGACGTCGACGGGTACGTGCACCTGCTGCGCCGGCTGCGGGCGATCCGTGAACGGCCGGTCTACGCGCCCGGGTTCGACCGGCGGCTCGACGAGCCGGTGGCCGCCGCCCTGGTCGTCCCCGCCACCGCGCGGCTCGTCGTCACCGAGGGGAACTACCTGGCCGACGACGGGGCCGGCTGGTCGGAGGTCCGCGACCTCCTCGACGAGCTCTGGTACGTCGACACGCCCCGGCGGCTGCGCGAACGCCGGCTGCTGCACCGGCACGTAGGGGGCGGGCGCTCCCAGGACGAGGCGATCGCCTTCATCGCCGACAGCGAGCGGCCCAACGCCCGACGGGCCGAGTCCGGCCGCGCCCACTGCTCCCGCGTCATCAGCGCGGAACGGGGTGCCTGA
- a CDS encoding GntR family transcriptional regulator produces MDTSPPDSAHRQDRPASAAERAYADTKERILAGDLPGGSLISEVEVADRIGLSRTPVRAAFLRLESEELLRLIPKRGAVVVPVPPHEAANVLEVREALECAAVRRLLAGDDDRLAEAVALLRRRLSEQEAPARDLDVDTFTRLDQAFHLAIVAVSGNSLAERFYASLGDRQRRMAVHALRPRPDRLSVLAREHEALVTHIAARDETAFAAALRRHLDDTHRALDGGDR; encoded by the coding sequence ATGGATACCTCACCTCCCGACTCCGCGCACCGCCAGGACCGGCCCGCCTCGGCCGCCGAGCGGGCGTACGCCGACACCAAGGAGCGGATTCTCGCCGGCGACCTGCCCGGCGGCAGCCTGATCAGCGAGGTCGAGGTCGCCGACCGGATCGGGCTGAGCCGCACCCCGGTCCGGGCCGCCTTCCTGCGCCTGGAGAGCGAGGAGTTGCTGCGGCTGATCCCCAAGCGGGGCGCGGTCGTGGTGCCGGTCCCGCCGCACGAGGCCGCCAACGTGCTGGAGGTGCGCGAGGCGCTGGAGTGCGCGGCGGTCCGGCGACTGCTGGCGGGCGACGACGACCGGCTCGCCGAGGCCGTCGCCCTGCTGCGCCGCCGCCTGAGCGAGCAGGAGGCACCCGCCCGGGACCTGGACGTCGACACCTTCACCCGCCTCGACCAGGCGTTCCACCTCGCGATCGTCGCCGTCTCGGGCAACAGCCTCGCCGAGCGGTTCTACGCCTCCCTCGGCGACCGGCAACGGCGGATGGCCGTCCACGCGCTGCGGCCCCGGCCGGACCGGCTGAGCGTGCTCGCGCGGGAACACGAGGCGCTGGTGACCCACATCGCCGCGCGCGACGAGACCGCCTTCGCCGCGGCGCTGCGCCGCCACCTCGACGACACCCACCGGGCGCTGGACGGCGGCGACCGCTGA
- a CDS encoding MFS transporter → MTATTASTATTEAVRAKTPRAAHPRGWRQAAAGLVACGWGGNQFTPLLLMYRRTDGYSTVTVDALLGAYVVGLIPGLLIGGPLSDRWGRRPLMIAGTAVSLLASAVLAAGSLGLGPLVAGRLLTGAAVGIAMAVGSSWVKELSQAPFDPGADPGAGARRSSLALTAGFGIGPGVAGALAQWGPWPTALPYLVHVAVGGALLAVMLGAPETRKRPAVRPEPTGGLSTGGPPTGGPRGLRVGGLRARELLADLRVPAAGHRRFRRVVLPMAPWVFGSAGIAYAVTPQLVDARVGHWGLAYATALTVLTLGMGAVVQPLAKRLGARSSVPAMSAAMVLMALGMAVCGLDAQTRSPWLAPVGALVLGAGYGIAIVSGLVEIQRIARPDDLAGLTGVYYAAAYAGFLLPTVLAAASSVVGYPVLLLALAVLAVGCLAVILANSRIPAVPGPLPPRRPGV, encoded by the coding sequence ATGACCGCGACCACCGCCTCCACCGCAACCACCGAGGCCGTGCGCGCGAAGACGCCCCGCGCCGCCCACCCGCGCGGCTGGCGGCAGGCCGCCGCCGGGCTGGTCGCCTGCGGGTGGGGCGGCAACCAGTTCACCCCGCTGCTGCTGATGTACCGGCGTACGGACGGCTACTCGACGGTGACCGTCGACGCGCTGCTCGGCGCCTACGTGGTCGGGCTCATCCCCGGCCTGCTGATCGGCGGTCCGCTCTCCGACCGCTGGGGGCGGCGGCCGCTGATGATCGCCGGCACGGCGGTCTCGCTGCTGGCCAGTGCCGTCCTCGCGGCCGGGTCGCTCGGGCTCGGCCCGCTCGTCGCGGGGCGGCTGCTGACCGGGGCCGCCGTCGGGATCGCGATGGCCGTGGGGTCGAGCTGGGTGAAGGAGCTGTCGCAGGCCCCCTTCGACCCCGGTGCCGACCCTGGCGCGGGCGCCCGGCGCAGCTCGCTGGCGCTCACCGCGGGCTTCGGGATCGGTCCGGGCGTGGCCGGCGCGCTCGCCCAGTGGGGTCCGTGGCCCACCGCGCTGCCCTACCTGGTCCATGTGGCGGTCGGGGGCGCCCTGTTGGCGGTCATGCTCGGGGCACCCGAGACCCGGAAGCGGCCGGCGGTCCGGCCGGAGCCGACCGGAGGACTGTCGACCGGAGGACCGCCGACCGGAGGACCGCGAGGGCTACGGGTCGGAGGGCTGCGGGCCCGCGAACTCCTGGCCGATCTGAGGGTCCCGGCCGCCGGGCACCGCCGCTTCCGGCGGGTCGTCCTCCCCATGGCGCCCTGGGTGTTCGGGTCCGCGGGCATCGCGTACGCCGTGACACCCCAGCTCGTCGACGCCCGGGTCGGCCACTGGGGCCTGGCCTACGCCACCGCGCTGACCGTGCTCACCCTGGGCATGGGAGCCGTCGTCCAGCCCCTCGCGAAACGGCTCGGCGCCCGGTCGAGCGTGCCGGCGATGTCGGCCGCCATGGTGCTGATGGCGCTGGGCATGGCCGTGTGCGGGCTGGACGCCCAGACCCGCTCGCCGTGGCTGGCGCCGGTCGGCGCGCTCGTGCTGGGCGCGGGCTACGGGATCGCGATCGTCTCCGGACTGGTGGAGATCCAGCGCATAGCCCGCCCCGACGACCTCGCCGGGCTCACCGGCGTGTACTACGCGGCGGCGTACGCCGGCTTCCTGCTGCCGACCGTGCTCGCCGCCGCGTCGTCCGTCGTCGGCTATCCCGTGCTGCTCCTCGCGCTGGCGGTGCTCGCGGTCGGCTGCCTGGCGGTCATCCTCGCGAACTCCCGCATCCCGGCGGTTCCGGGCCCGCTCCCGCCACGGCGCCCCGGGGTCTGA